One Massilia putida DNA window includes the following coding sequences:
- a CDS encoding hybrid sensor histidine kinase/response regulator, translated as MQDQTSDRRVRLSDAETILDSITDAFFSLNGSWEFSYVNRQTVTTLNCEARDLLGKSIWDVYPGTVGSDFERMYRRAAEERTSLTFCSYYPDHDRWYDVNVYPAPDGLSVYFRDVSARMREEARRAALVTLTEIFRDLSRPEEIMFKAAETLGQTLGVSRVGYGTIDPVAETLHVVRDWNAPDVESLAGTLNLRHYGSFIDDLKAAKLVVINDVDKDSRTAGFATALKERSAASFVNVPVVEKGNLVAVIFVNDAQVKNWSAEELVFIKEVAERTRIASERARNAAELDHVIAESERRRRLYEACLENTPDLAYVFGLDHRFIYANKVLLRMWGRTWDEAIGKTCLELGYESWHADMHDREIDQVIASKRSIRGEVPFEGTNGRRIYEYIFTPVLGLDGQVEAVAGTTRDVTERKQTEERLLAADRRKDEFLAMLAHELRNPLAPIAAAAEVLQAPALDDKLTKRTSRIIARQVRHMTALVNDLLDVSRVTRGLVRIEKSSLDLKSIIYSAVEQVRPFIEAQRHHLLFDLAAEKAYVMGDQKRLVQIITNLLNNAAKYTPQGGNLRLRLVVEANALALTIEDDGIGIPVELQSQVFELFTQAERTSDRTQGGLGIGLALVKSLTELHGGTISCFSEGRGQGSQFTVRLPRHHVAPDAAVNESGNLHPASRPKQPLRILVVDDNVDAAQMLALYLETLGHQVLISHSSTLAIVRATQEKPDVCILDIGLPEMDGNELVRRLKAEPETAHALFIAVTGYGQEHDRLKTMAAGFSHHLVKPVDVAKLANLLDQHRP; from the coding sequence ATGCAAGATCAAACAAGTGACAGACGCGTCCGGCTAAGTGATGCAGAGACTATTCTGGACAGCATCACCGACGCTTTTTTCAGCCTCAACGGTAGCTGGGAGTTTTCCTATGTCAACCGTCAGACGGTAACGACGCTCAATTGCGAGGCCAGGGACCTGCTCGGAAAAAGCATATGGGATGTGTACCCCGGTACCGTGGGAAGCGATTTCGAACGAATGTATCGAAGAGCGGCCGAAGAGCGGACCTCCCTGACATTCTGCTCCTACTATCCCGATCACGACCGGTGGTATGACGTCAATGTGTATCCTGCTCCAGACGGGTTGTCCGTTTATTTTCGTGACGTCTCTGCCCGTATGCGCGAGGAGGCGCGCCGCGCCGCATTGGTCACCCTGACCGAGATCTTTCGCGACCTGAGCAGGCCGGAAGAGATCATGTTCAAAGCCGCTGAAACCCTGGGGCAGACATTGGGCGTAAGCCGGGTGGGATATGGAACCATCGACCCTGTTGCCGAAACACTGCATGTCGTCCGCGACTGGAATGCCCCGGATGTGGAGAGCCTGGCTGGCACACTGAACCTGCGGCATTATGGATCGTTCATTGATGACTTGAAGGCAGCGAAGCTCGTTGTCATCAATGACGTCGATAAGGACAGCCGTACTGCAGGTTTTGCAACCGCTCTGAAGGAACGCAGCGCGGCTTCATTCGTCAATGTGCCGGTGGTCGAAAAAGGTAACCTGGTTGCGGTCATTTTTGTCAATGACGCACAGGTGAAAAACTGGTCAGCTGAAGAACTGGTGTTTATCAAGGAAGTCGCTGAACGAACGCGGATTGCCAGCGAGCGAGCCAGGAACGCAGCAGAGCTGGACCACGTCATCGCTGAATCGGAGCGCCGCCGCCGGCTCTACGAGGCTTGCCTGGAAAATACCCCGGATCTGGCCTACGTTTTCGGACTGGACCATCGGTTTATCTACGCTAACAAGGTATTGCTGCGGATGTGGGGCCGCACCTGGGACGAAGCGATTGGAAAGACTTGCCTGGAGCTCGGTTATGAGTCATGGCACGCGGACATGCATGACCGCGAGATCGATCAAGTCATCGCCAGCAAGCGATCCATTCGTGGAGAAGTACCGTTTGAAGGCACGAACGGCCGACGTATCTATGAGTACATTTTCACACCGGTACTCGGCCTTGACGGCCAGGTGGAAGCCGTCGCGGGCACGACGCGCGATGTGACGGAGCGTAAGCAAACCGAAGAGAGGTTGCTCGCTGCAGACCGCCGCAAGGATGAGTTCCTGGCGATGCTTGCCCACGAGTTGAGAAATCCGCTGGCGCCCATCGCCGCAGCCGCCGAGGTTCTGCAGGCGCCTGCCCTGGACGACAAGCTGACCAAAAGGACTTCCCGGATCATTGCCCGCCAGGTCAGGCACATGACGGCCCTTGTCAACGACCTGTTAGACGTGTCGAGGGTGACCCGGGGCCTGGTCAGGATTGAAAAAAGCTCGCTCGATCTGAAATCGATCATTTATAGCGCTGTCGAGCAGGTCCGGCCATTTATCGAAGCGCAACGTCATCATTTGCTCTTCGATCTGGCGGCGGAAAAAGCTTATGTGATGGGGGACCAGAAGCGCCTGGTGCAAATCATCACCAATCTCCTCAATAACGCAGCCAAATATACGCCGCAAGGCGGTAACCTGCGCTTGAGACTTGTGGTCGAGGCAAATGCACTGGCGCTGACGATCGAAGACGATGGCATCGGTATACCGGTGGAGCTGCAGTCGCAAGTCTTCGAACTGTTTACCCAGGCGGAGAGAACATCGGACCGTACCCAGGGAGGACTGGGGATCGGCCTCGCCCTGGTCAAGAGTCTGACCGAACTCCATGGCGGAACGATCAGTTGCTTCAGTGAGGGCCGAGGTCAAGGAAGTCAGTTTACCGTGCGACTCCCGCGCCACCATGTCGCGCCGGATGCGGCGGTGAACGAGAGCGGCAATCTGCACCCGGCGTCACGTCCGAAGCAGCCTCTGCGTATTCTGGTCGTGGACGACAACGTCGACGCGGCACAAATGCTGGCTTTATATCTTGAAACGTTGGGTCATCAAGTTCTGATCTCGCATTCGTCGACCCTCGCGATCGTCCGCGCCACCCAGGAAAAACCCGACGTGTGCATACTCGATATCGGACTTCCGGAAATGGACGGTAACGAGCTGGTCCGTCGATTAAAGGCGGAGCCGGAGACCGCGCATGCGCTCTTCATTGCGGTGACAGGATACGGTCAGGAACATGACAGGCTCAAAACCATGGCAGCTGGATTCAGCCATCATCTTGTGAAACCGGTCGACGTTGCCAAGTTAGCGAACTTGCTGGACCAGCATCGACCATGA
- the bktB gene encoding beta-ketothiolase BktB, with protein MKREVVIVSGVRTAIGSFGGSLKDVPPTELATRVTGEALRRAGVDGEEVGHVVFGNVIHTEPRDMYLSRVAAIEAGIGEHVPALTLNRLCGSGLQAVISAAQSVLLGDCDVAVAGGAESMSRAPHTSSALRWGTRMGEVGFTDMMTGALTDPFNTIHMGVTAENVAERHAVSREEQDALALQSHRRAAHATEAGYFREQILPIKLQSRKGEIVFDKDEHTRGNTTLEDLAAMRAVFKKGGTVTAGNASGINDGAAALVLMERGEAERRGIRPLARLVSYAHTGVDPQHMGIGPVSASRKALEKAGLTVADMDVVEANEAFAAQACAVAKELELDPARVNPNGSGIGLGHPIGATGAIITVKAMYELQRNGGRYALVTMCIGGGQGIAAVFERM; from the coding sequence ATGAAACGTGAAGTTGTAATCGTCAGCGGTGTCCGTACCGCGATTGGCTCTTTCGGCGGCAGCCTGAAAGATGTCCCGCCGACCGAGCTGGCCACCCGGGTCACCGGCGAGGCATTGCGCCGTGCCGGCGTCGACGGCGAAGAAGTCGGCCATGTCGTATTCGGCAATGTCATTCACACCGAGCCCCGCGACATGTACCTGTCGCGCGTGGCCGCCATCGAGGCAGGTATCGGCGAGCATGTGCCCGCCCTCACCCTCAATCGCCTGTGCGGTTCCGGCCTGCAGGCCGTGATCTCGGCCGCGCAATCCGTGCTGCTGGGCGACTGCGATGTCGCGGTGGCGGGCGGCGCCGAGAGCATGAGCCGCGCGCCGCACACGAGCAGCGCGCTGCGCTGGGGCACCCGCATGGGCGAGGTCGGCTTCACCGACATGATGACCGGCGCCCTCACCGATCCATTCAACACGATCCACATGGGCGTCACGGCGGAGAACGTGGCCGAGCGCCATGCCGTGTCGCGCGAAGAACAGGACGCCCTGGCACTGCAATCGCACCGCCGCGCCGCCCATGCCACCGAGGCCGGCTACTTCCGCGAACAGATCCTGCCGATCAAGCTGCAGTCGCGCAAGGGCGAGATCGTGTTCGACAAGGACGAGCACACCCGCGGCAACACCACGCTGGAAGACCTGGCCGCCATGCGGGCCGTGTTCAAGAAAGGCGGCACCGTTACGGCCGGCAACGCCTCCGGCATCAACGATGGCGCCGCGGCCCTGGTACTGATGGAACGCGGCGAGGCCGAGCGCCGCGGCATCAGGCCGCTGGCGCGCCTGGTGTCATATGCTCACACCGGGGTCGATCCGCAACACATGGGCATCGGCCCGGTGTCGGCAAGCCGCAAGGCGCTGGAGAAAGCCGGGTTGACCGTTGCCGACATGGATGTAGTCGAGGCCAACGAAGCCTTTGCCGCACAAGCCTGTGCCGTTGCCAAGGAACTGGAGCTGGACCCCGCCAGGGTCAATCCCAACGGTTCTGGCATCGGCCTCGGCCATCCGATCGGCGCCACGGGCGCCATCATCACCGTCAAGGCGATGTACGAACTGCAGCGCAACGGTGGCCGCTACGCGCTGGTGACCATGTGCATCGGCGGTGGCCAGGGCATCGCCGCCGTCTTTGAACGCATGTAG
- the ppsA gene encoding phosphoenolpyruvate synthase, whose protein sequence is MLDIESVGGKNASLGEMISQLAEAGVRVPGGFATTAQAFRDFLNHSVDGGPSLGERIAKRLEGLDVDDVRTLAASGAEIRQWIIDTPFQPRLQAEIEAFYDRLVADSDTEVSFAVRSSATAEDLPDASFAGQQETFLNVVGIDNVLEAMKHVFASLYNDRAISYRVHKGFTHAEVALSAGVQRMVRSDTGAAGVMFTIDTESGFKDVVFVTSSYGLGETVVQGAVNPDEFYVHKPMLEQGKKPVIRKNIGSKLIKMEFTKEAKAGRSVQTVDVPIEQRNRYSLTDEEVVELAKYAVIIEKHYGRPMDIEWGKDGRDGKLYILQARPETVKSQQKATDSQQRFKLKGTGTVLTSGRAIGQKIGAGPVRVINDPSEMERVQPGDVLVADMTDPNWEPVMKRASAIVTNRGGRTCHAAIIARELGVPAVVGCGDATETLKDGTFVTVSCAEGDEGRIYEGELAFDITHVKQGELPKIPAKIMLNVGNPQLAFDFQSVPNAGVGLARLEFIINNNIGIHPKAILAYPDIDADLKKAVESVARGHASPRAFYVDKLAEGVATIAAAFWPKPVIVRLSDFKSNEYKKLIGGSRYEPDEENPMLGFRGAARYLAEDFAESFEMECMALKRVRDEMGLTNVEIMIPFVRTLGQAEKVIALLAKYGLKRGENGLRVIMMCEVPSNAILAEQFLQYFDGFSIGSNDLTQLTLGLDRDSGMELLANDFDESDPALQALLTLVIWACRSKGKYVGICGQGPSDNPDFAVWLMEQGIESMSLNPDSVIDTWQKLAGAARIG, encoded by the coding sequence ATGCTAGATATCGAGTCGGTCGGCGGCAAGAACGCGTCGCTCGGCGAGATGATCAGCCAGCTGGCCGAGGCCGGCGTGCGCGTGCCGGGCGGTTTCGCCACCACGGCCCAGGCGTTCCGCGACTTCCTGAACCACTCGGTCGACGGCGGTCCTTCGCTGGGCGAGCGCATCGCCAAGCGCCTGGAAGGTCTCGACGTGGACGACGTCCGCACCCTGGCCGCCAGCGGCGCCGAGATCCGCCAGTGGATCATCGACACCCCGTTCCAGCCGCGCCTGCAGGCGGAAATCGAAGCCTTCTACGACCGCCTCGTGGCCGATTCGGACACGGAAGTGTCGTTCGCCGTCCGTTCGTCCGCCACCGCGGAAGACCTGCCGGACGCCTCGTTCGCGGGCCAGCAGGAGACGTTCCTGAACGTCGTCGGCATCGACAACGTGCTGGAAGCGATGAAGCACGTGTTCGCGTCGCTGTACAACGACCGCGCGATCTCGTACCGCGTGCACAAGGGCTTCACCCACGCCGAGGTCGCGCTGTCGGCCGGCGTGCAGCGCATGGTCCGTTCCGACACCGGCGCCGCCGGCGTCATGTTCACCATCGACACGGAATCGGGCTTCAAGGACGTCGTGTTCGTCACGTCGAGCTACGGCCTGGGCGAGACCGTCGTGCAGGGCGCCGTCAACCCGGACGAGTTCTACGTGCACAAGCCGATGCTGGAACAGGGCAAGAAGCCCGTCATCCGCAAGAACATCGGCTCCAAGCTGATCAAGATGGAATTCACGAAGGAAGCCAAGGCCGGCCGCTCCGTGCAGACCGTCGACGTGCCGATCGAGCAGCGCAACCGTTATTCGCTCACCGACGAGGAAGTCGTCGAGCTGGCCAAGTACGCCGTCATCATCGAGAAGCACTACGGCCGCCCGATGGACATCGAGTGGGGCAAGGATGGCCGCGACGGCAAGCTGTACATCCTGCAGGCGCGTCCGGAAACCGTGAAGTCGCAGCAGAAGGCGACGGATTCGCAGCAGCGCTTCAAGCTGAAGGGCACGGGCACCGTGCTGACGTCGGGCCGCGCGATCGGCCAGAAGATCGGCGCCGGTCCGGTCCGCGTCATCAACGACCCGTCCGAAATGGAAAGAGTGCAGCCGGGCGACGTCCTCGTTGCCGACATGACCGACCCGAACTGGGAACCGGTCATGAAGCGCGCGTCGGCCATCGTGACGAACCGCGGCGGCCGCACGTGCCACGCGGCGATCATCGCCCGTGAACTGGGCGTGCCGGCCGTCGTCGGCTGCGGCGACGCGACCGAGACGCTGAAGGACGGCACGTTCGTGACCGTGTCCTGCGCCGAAGGCGACGAAGGCCGCATCTACGAGGGCGAACTCGCGTTCGACATCACCCACGTGAAACAAGGTGAACTGCCGAAGATCCCGGCGAAGATCATGCTCAACGTCGGCAATCCGCAGCTCGCGTTCGACTTCCAGTCCGTGCCGAATGCGGGCGTCGGTCTCGCCCGCCTCGAGTTCATCATCAACAACAACATCGGCATCCATCCGAAGGCAATCCTCGCCTACCCGGACATCGACGCCGACCTGAAAAAGGCCGTGGAATCGGTGGCGCGCGGCCACGCGTCGCCGCGCGCGTTCTACGTCGACAAGCTGGCCGAAGGCGTGGCGACGATCGCCGCCGCGTTCTGGCCGAAGCCCGTCATCGTGCGCCTGTCCGACTTCAAGTCGAACGAGTACAAGAAGCTGATCGGCGGTTCGCGCTACGAGCCGGACGAGGAAAACCCGATGCTGGGCTTCCGCGGCGCCGCGCGCTACTTGGCCGAGGACTTCGCCGAATCGTTCGAGATGGAATGCATGGCGCTGAAACGCGTGCGCGACGAGATGGGTCTGACGAACGTCGAGATCATGATCCCGTTCGTGCGCACCTTGGGCCAGGCCGAGAAGGTCATCGCGCTGCTGGCGAAATATGGCCTGAAGCGCGGCGAGAACGGCCTGCGCGTCATCATGATGTGCGAAGTGCCGTCGAACGCCATCCTGGCCGAGCAGTTCCTGCAGTACTTCGACGGCTTCTCGATCGGTTCGAACGACCTGACGCAGCTCACGCTGGGTCTCGACCGCGACTCCGGCATGGAGCTGCTCGCGAACGACTTCGACGAATCCGATCCCGCTCTGCAGGCGCTGCTCACGCTCGTCATATGGGCCTGCCGGTCGAAAGGCAAGTACGTCGGCATCTGCGGTCAGGGGCCGTCGGACAACCCGGACTTCGCCGTGTGGCTCATGGAGCAGGGCATCGAGTCGATGTCGCTTAACCCGGACTCGGTGATCGATACGTGGCAAAAGCTGGCCGGGGCCGCACGTATCGGATAG